In Passer domesticus isolate bPasDom1 chromosome 32, bPasDom1.hap1, whole genome shotgun sequence, the following are encoded in one genomic region:
- the LOC135288357 gene encoding claw keratin-like: MVHSLSPCTDGSASPCSVAVPQPVADSCNEPCVRQCPDSTVVIYPPPVVVTFPGPILSTFPQQSVVGSEGVPEVGAGVGGAVGAGVGVGVGAVVGGAFGAARTPGASQVYGGARWGRGYPVGSCRPCC; the protein is encoded by the coding sequence ATGGTTCACTCCCTGAGCCCCTGCACTGACGGCAGTGCCTCCCCCTGCAGcgtggctgtgccccagcccgtGGCTGACTCCTGCAACGAGCCCTGTGTCCGGCAGTGCCCCGACTCCACGGTGGTCATTTACCCTCCTCCCGTGGTCGTCACCTTCCCTGGGCCCAtcctcagcaccttcccacagCAGAGCGTCGTGGGCTCCGAGGGAGTCCCTGAAGTCGGAGCCGGTGTCGGAGGCGCTGTTGGGGCTGGTGTCGGAGTCGGTGTTGGAGCTGTTGTTGGGGGTGCTTTTGGTGCTGCCCGAACCCCTGGAGCTTCCCAAGTTTATGGTGGGGCCAGGTGGGGCCGGGGGTACCCAGTGGGCAGCTGCAGACCCTGCTGCTAA